The following proteins are co-located in the Clostridiales bacterium genome:
- a CDS encoding CGGC domain-containing protein has protein sequence METKSEAKYVFIIQCEIARQRCSGFACTNGFYNRDDVFQGYDDGVRYIAITCGGCCGAGLAARMEHFSNKLRKTDVTKDEVAVHLSSCMVTDNYHHDRCPHTEYIKGLIIKKGYKNITEGTYISKTAEKKREKGEYKRYADTTEGIKTSLI, from the coding sequence ATGGAAACAAAATCGGAAGCAAAATATGTATTTATTATTCAATGCGAGATTGCCAGACAAAGGTGCAGCGGTTTCGCATGTACAAACGGATTCTACAACAGAGATGACGTATTTCAGGGGTATGATGACGGAGTCAGATATATTGCAATCACCTGCGGGGGTTGCTGCGGTGCAGGTCTGGCGGCCAGAATGGAGCATTTTTCAAACAAGCTTCGGAAAACCGATGTGACAAAGGATGAGGTAGCGGTTCATCTGTCCTCCTGTATGGTTACGGACAATTACCACCACGATCGATGTCCACACACTGAATATATCAAAGGTCTCATCATCAAAAAGGGATATAAAAACATTACTGAAGGCACATACATAAGCAAGACTGCTGAGAAGAAGCGGGAAAAAGGGGAATATAAGCGGTATGCTGATACTACAGAAGGAATCAAAACAAGCCTTATATGA